A window of the Salegentibacter mishustinae genome harbors these coding sequences:
- a CDS encoding TIGR03915 family putative DNA repair protein: MEPSTCLIYDGTFHGLLTCVYTAFEEKLVVNNILPPGTPQTDMFAENMEVFTDEAKAKRVWQGFQKYATPRGQNAIYYAYLSELPKIELDILRYFQHTFKFKTSVDGDLANNHILNIAQTAKKVAREKHRMEAFVRFQLTKDNIYFSNIEPDFNVLPIIEKHFTSRYSDQQWIIYDLKRKFGLYYDLQETRVIHIDFSKNLSSLEEKEHLFDASEIEFQQLWKKYFEATTIKSRINTRLHHQHVPKRYWKYLSEKNPLHN, encoded by the coding sequence ATGGAACCATCTACCTGTCTTATTTATGATGGCACCTTCCATGGCTTACTTACCTGCGTTTATACCGCATTTGAAGAAAAATTAGTGGTTAATAATATTCTCCCGCCGGGCACACCTCAAACGGACATGTTTGCCGAAAATATGGAGGTTTTTACCGATGAAGCTAAAGCTAAACGGGTTTGGCAGGGATTTCAAAAATATGCAACTCCACGGGGACAAAATGCGATCTATTACGCCTACCTGAGTGAACTTCCTAAGATTGAACTCGATATTTTAAGGTATTTTCAGCATACCTTTAAATTTAAAACAAGTGTTGACGGTGATTTAGCGAATAATCATATATTAAATATTGCGCAAACTGCTAAAAAAGTGGCAAGAGAAAAGCATAGAATGGAAGCATTTGTAAGGTTTCAACTTACTAAAGACAATATCTATTTTTCTAATATTGAACCAGATTTTAATGTACTTCCAATAATCGAGAAGCATTTTACGTCTCGTTATAGCGATCAACAATGGATTATTTATGATCTAAAACGAAAGTTTGGGTTATATTACGACCTACAGGAAACGAGAGTAATTCATATCGATTTTTCCAAAAACTTATCCTCACTAGAAGAAAAAGAGCATTTATTTGATGCTTCAGAAATTGAATTTCAGCAATTATGGAAGAAATATTTCGAGGCCACCACCATCAAATCCCGCATAAACACAAGGCTTCACCACCAACATGTACCCAAGCGATATTGGAAATATTTGAGTGAAAAGAATCCCTTGCATAATTAA
- a CDS encoding polyprenyl synthetase family protein, which translates to MKVISQIKLPVEKEMELFERKFLEAMSSKVALLNRITHYIVNRKGKQMRPMFVFLVAKMVSEGNVNERTYRGASVIELIHTATLVHDDVVDDSNRRRGFFSINALWKNKIAVLVGDYLLSKGLLLSIDNNDFDLLKIISVAVREMSEGELLQIEKARRLDITEEVYYDIIRQKTATLIAACCSLGAASVKPDSDAVEKMRKFGELIGMAFQIKDDLFDYGDEKIGKPTGIDIKEQKMTLPLIYALNNSTKKEKDWVINSVKNHNKNKKRVNEVIQFVKDKGGLDYSVKRMEEFQQEALVILEEYPASAYRDSLELMVNYVIERKK; encoded by the coding sequence ATGAAAGTAATTTCCCAAATAAAACTTCCGGTCGAGAAAGAAATGGAACTTTTTGAAAGAAAGTTCCTGGAAGCCATGTCTTCTAAGGTTGCCCTTCTTAACAGGATCACTCATTACATTGTTAACCGCAAAGGAAAGCAAATGCGGCCTATGTTTGTGTTCCTGGTCGCCAAAATGGTTTCTGAAGGCAATGTGAACGAGCGTACTTATCGGGGAGCTTCAGTTATAGAACTTATACATACCGCTACTTTAGTTCATGATGATGTGGTAGATGACTCTAACCGCCGCCGTGGATTCTTCAGCATTAATGCTTTGTGGAAAAATAAAATTGCTGTTCTGGTTGGAGATTATTTACTTTCTAAAGGCTTGCTACTTTCTATAGATAACAATGATTTCGATCTATTAAAGATTATCTCGGTTGCTGTAAGAGAGATGAGCGAAGGTGAACTGCTGCAAATTGAAAAAGCCAGAAGACTGGATATTACTGAGGAAGTTTATTACGATATTATTCGCCAAAAAACTGCTACGCTTATTGCAGCTTGCTGCAGTCTGGGTGCTGCTTCAGTGAAACCAGATTCTGATGCGGTTGAAAAAATGCGGAAATTTGGGGAGTTAATAGGGATGGCCTTTCAGATAAAAGATGATCTTTTTGATTACGGTGATGAAAAAATAGGAAAACCTACGGGCATAGATATTAAAGAGCAAAAAATGACTTTGCCGCTGATCTATGCTTTAAATAATTCAACTAAGAAAGAGAAAGACTGGGTGATTAATTCGGTTAAAAATCACAACAAGAATAAGAAGCGGGTGAATGAGGTGATCCAGTTTGTGAAAGATAAAGGAGGCCTCGATTATTCCGTAAAGCGTATGGAAGAATTTCAGCAGGAAGCTTTAGTGATTTTGGAAGAATATCCTGCCTCAGCTTATCGTGATTCTTTAGAGCTTATGGTAAATTACGTGATAGAGCGTAAAAAATAA
- the rlmN gene encoding 23S rRNA (adenine(2503)-C(2))-methyltransferase RlmN, whose protein sequence is MKNKKKDIRALTKAQLQEFFVANGDKSFRGSQVYEWLWNKGAHSFEAMTNISKATREMLDENFVINHIRVDRMQRSSDGTIKNAVKLHDQLTVESVLIPTATRTTACVSSQVGCSLDCQFCATARLKRMRNLNPDEIYDQVVAIDNESRLYFDRPLSNIVFMGMGEPLMNYKNVMKAVEKITSPEGLGMSPKRITISTSGVPKMIKKLADDEAKIKLAVSLHAATDEVRTQIMPFNETFPLDDLRESLEYWYSKTKSRITYEYIVWKDINDTRKDAEALVRFCNYVPCKVNLIEYNPIDDGNFQQASSKATDMYHQILERNGITVTVRRSRGKDIDAACGQLANKSA, encoded by the coding sequence GTGAAAAATAAGAAGAAAGACATACGGGCACTTACCAAAGCACAACTGCAGGAATTTTTTGTAGCAAATGGCGATAAATCTTTCCGCGGAAGTCAGGTTTATGAATGGCTTTGGAATAAGGGAGCACACAGTTTTGAGGCGATGACCAATATCTCTAAAGCTACCCGTGAAATGCTAGACGAGAATTTTGTGATAAACCATATTCGTGTAGACCGGATGCAGCGTAGTAGCGACGGTACCATTAAAAATGCCGTGAAGCTACACGATCAACTTACTGTGGAGTCGGTTTTAATTCCTACGGCTACCAGAACTACGGCTTGTGTTTCTTCGCAGGTAGGTTGTAGTTTAGATTGCCAGTTTTGCGCAACCGCCCGCCTAAAAAGAATGCGAAACCTTAATCCAGATGAAATTTACGATCAGGTAGTGGCTATAGACAATGAAAGTCGCTTGTATTTTGACAGGCCTTTGAGTAATATTGTTTTTATGGGAATGGGCGAGCCGCTTATGAATTATAAGAACGTAATGAAAGCGGTTGAAAAGATCACTTCTCCCGAAGGTTTGGGAATGTCTCCCAAGCGTATTACTATTTCTACCTCTGGAGTGCCTAAAATGATTAAAAAACTGGCTGATGACGAAGCTAAAATAAAACTTGCCGTTTCTCTTCACGCCGCAACCGATGAGGTTAGGACTCAAATAATGCCTTTTAATGAAACTTTTCCTTTAGATGATCTAAGAGAATCTTTAGAATACTGGTATTCTAAAACAAAAAGTCGAATTACTTACGAGTACATTGTTTGGAAAGATATTAACGATACCCGTAAAGATGCTGAAGCTCTGGTGCGTTTTTGTAATTATGTACCTTGTAAAGTGAATTTAATTGAATATAACCCTATCGATGATGGGAACTTCCAGCAAGCTTCCTCAAAAGCTACAGATATGTATCATCAAATTTTAGAGCGTAATGGGATTACAGTAACGGTAAGACGTTCTCGCGGAAAAGACATCGATGCTGCCTGTGGACAATTAGCGAATAAATCGGCTTAA
- the queA gene encoding tRNA preQ1(34) S-adenosylmethionine ribosyltransferase-isomerase QueA, whose protein sequence is MGMKLSHFNFELPDELLAEYPSENRDEARLMVLNRKEQTIEHKQFKDILDYFEPEDVMVLNNTKVFPARLYGNKEKTGARIEVFLLRELNPETKLWDVLVDPARKIRIGNKLYFGDDESLVAEVIDNTTSRGRTLRFLYDGSYEDFRKKLKELGETPLPKYIKRDVQPEDQERYQTIYAKEEGAVAAPTAGLHFSKHLLKRLEIKGVDFAEVTLHVGLGTFSPVEVEDLSKHKMDSEEAFIEKKATETINKAKLENRKVCAVGTTVMRVMESAVSSNHTLNEFSGWTNKFIFPPYDFSIANCMITNFHTPKSTLLMMISAFAGHDFMKRAYEEAVKEKYRFYTYGDAMLII, encoded by the coding sequence ATGGGAATGAAACTTTCACACTTCAATTTTGAACTTCCGGATGAACTTTTGGCCGAGTATCCTTCAGAGAACAGGGATGAAGCAAGGCTTATGGTTCTTAACCGAAAAGAACAAACAATTGAGCACAAACAATTTAAAGATATTCTAGATTACTTCGAGCCAGAAGATGTTATGGTATTGAACAATACCAAGGTTTTTCCTGCTCGTTTATATGGAAATAAAGAGAAAACCGGTGCACGGATTGAAGTATTCCTATTAAGAGAATTAAATCCTGAAACCAAACTTTGGGATGTACTTGTAGATCCTGCAAGAAAAATTAGAATCGGGAATAAACTTTACTTTGGGGATGACGAAAGTTTAGTGGCTGAGGTTATAGATAACACTACATCTCGCGGAAGAACGCTTCGTTTTCTTTACGATGGTTCTTATGAAGATTTCAGAAAGAAATTAAAGGAACTTGGGGAAACTCCACTTCCAAAATATATAAAGCGTGACGTACAGCCTGAAGACCAGGAGCGTTACCAAACTATTTACGCTAAAGAAGAAGGAGCTGTGGCAGCACCAACTGCGGGACTTCACTTTTCAAAACATCTTTTAAAGCGATTGGAAATTAAAGGAGTAGATTTTGCTGAAGTTACTTTACACGTTGGTTTAGGAACTTTTAGCCCAGTTGAGGTAGAAGATCTTAGCAAACATAAAATGGATAGCGAAGAGGCTTTTATTGAAAAGAAAGCTACTGAAACTATAAACAAAGCGAAACTCGAAAACAGGAAAGTTTGTGCAGTAGGTACCACGGTAATGCGTGTTATGGAAAGTGCAGTTTCTTCAAACCATACTTTAAATGAATTTAGTGGTTGGACTAATAAATTTATTTTTCCTCCTTACGATTTTAGTATAGCGAACTGCATGATCACCAACTTCCATACGCCAAAATCTACACTGCTTATGATGATCTCGGCCTTCGCTGGTCACGATTTTATGAAGCGTGCTTATGAGGAAGCGGTAAAAGAGAAATATCGTTTCTATACTTATGGAGATGCGATGTTGATTATCTAG
- the aroA gene encoding 3-phosphoshikimate 1-carboxyvinyltransferase has product MNLKISNTKKHLSGNIKITGSKSESNRLLILQALYPGLKISNLSNSDDSHYLQKALESEDELIDIHHAGTAMRFLTAYFSALEGREVVLTGSKRMTERPVKLLVDALKKMGADISYEKNEGYPPIRIRGKKLEAKTVSLEANISSQYISALMLIAPSLPNGLEINLEGKITSTPYIKMTLEILQRAGITGAFKGNTIKVEPAEQLVEQTLAVESDWSSASYYYSLAAISESAELKLSTYRKTSLQGDSCLAEIYKQFGVSTTYREDYVLLEKRPGSKPKRIEENLQNSPDIAQTIAVTCLALNVPCYLTGLHTLKIKETDRLVALKTEIEKFGSRVEVTQDSLELFPQENFSKNVSVATYNDHRMAMAFAPLGLKVPFEIKDADVVSKSYPGFWEDFQKLNFEVEKP; this is encoded by the coding sequence ATGAATTTAAAGATCTCAAATACCAAAAAGCATCTCTCCGGAAATATTAAAATTACCGGCTCAAAAAGTGAGTCGAACCGGTTGTTAATTCTACAGGCTTTATACCCTGGTTTAAAGATCAGCAACCTTTCTAATAGTGATGATTCACACTATTTGCAAAAGGCCCTGGAGAGTGAAGATGAATTAATAGATATTCATCACGCAGGTACCGCAATGCGCTTTTTAACTGCTTATTTTTCTGCTTTAGAAGGAAGAGAAGTGGTTCTAACCGGAAGTAAACGAATGACGGAGCGGCCGGTTAAATTATTGGTAGATGCGCTTAAAAAAATGGGAGCCGATATTTCTTATGAAAAGAACGAAGGTTATCCGCCAATTAGAATTAGAGGGAAGAAATTAGAAGCTAAAACGGTAAGCCTGGAAGCCAATATTAGCAGCCAGTATATTTCAGCACTAATGCTTATTGCGCCTTCTTTACCCAATGGGCTGGAAATTAATTTAGAAGGTAAGATAACTTCTACACCTTATATTAAGATGACCTTAGAGATACTGCAAAGAGCCGGTATAACCGGAGCTTTTAAAGGGAATACCATTAAGGTTGAACCGGCAGAACAATTAGTAGAACAAACTTTGGCAGTAGAATCAGATTGGAGCTCTGCTTCGTATTATTATAGTTTGGCTGCAATTAGTGAATCTGCTGAACTTAAATTAAGCACTTACAGAAAAACCAGTTTGCAGGGAGATTCTTGTCTTGCAGAGATCTATAAACAATTTGGCGTATCCACTACATATAGAGAAGACTATGTTTTATTGGAAAAACGTCCTGGCAGCAAACCAAAAAGAATAGAGGAAAACCTTCAAAACTCACCAGATATCGCGCAAACTATAGCGGTAACCTGTTTAGCTTTGAACGTACCTTGTTATTTAACCGGCTTGCATACCTTGAAAATTAAGGAAACCGATAGGCTGGTAGCTCTAAAAACCGAAATTGAAAAATTTGGTAGTAGAGTAGAGGTTACTCAGGATAGTTTGGAACTTTTTCCACAGGAAAATTTTTCAAAGAATGTTTCGGTAGCTACTTATAACGATCATCGTATGGCGATGGCCTTTGCTCCTTTAGGTCTAAAAGTTCCTTTTGAAATTAAAGATGCCGACGTAGTTTCCAAATCTTATCCAGGGTTTTGGGAAGATTTTCAAAAACTCAATTTCGAAGTTGAAAAACCTTAA
- a CDS encoding nucleotide pyrophosphohydrolase, producing MNIKNAQKAVDDWINEHGVRYFNELTNMAQLTEEVGEVARIIARRYGEQSEKESDKEKDLGEELADVMFVVLCLANQTGVNLQKAFDKKLDIKTKRDHDRHHNNEKLK from the coding sequence ATGAACATAAAAAACGCTCAAAAAGCTGTAGACGACTGGATAAATGAACACGGAGTTCGATATTTCAATGAGCTTACCAATATGGCGCAACTTACCGAAGAAGTAGGCGAAGTTGCCCGAATTATAGCACGCCGTTATGGAGAGCAAAGTGAAAAGGAATCAGACAAAGAAAAAGATTTAGGAGAAGAACTGGCAGATGTGATGTTTGTAGTGCTTTGTCTAGCCAATCAAACCGGGGTTAACCTCCAGAAAGCTTTCGATAAAAAACTGGATATAAAAACAAAAAGAGATCACGACAGGCATCATAATAACGAAAAGTTAAAATAA